TTCATAGACACCTGCTGCCTACGGTGATTAACTTGAGGACAGAATGCCCCAGACAGCCTGGCCCACATTCTTTCCTGAACTGGCCTTATCTTGGCCATGCATGTATAAAATGCCCTCTTCTCTCTCCATGTCTTGCTGACTGGGTTAGCGGAGGTCACTCATTCCACTCCAGAGAGTATTCTGCTTTGATCTATTCCCAAGAGTGGGAAGAGGGCCATACTCAGAGCTTAGAagcagaaaacataaaacaatccACTCTCTCTGATGATATTTCTGCCCGATGTCTGGTACCTGGCCACACTACAACACTGTCTGACTTACCCAGAAGGGACTATTGAAACTGAGAGCTTAGATTCTCAGGGGAGTCTTCCCCAAAACAgtggcaatatttttttttcatcaaaaagCTAGATctgccagtcagaatgactattattaaaaagtcaaaaaacaacagatgttagtGAGGGTGTGAAAAAAGGGAAACaattgtacattgttggtgggaaggCAAGTCAGTACAACCTCAATGGAAAACAGGactgagatttctcaaagaactaaaaatagaattaccactcAATCTACTTTTTTAcagaattaattttttcttttttctgagacagaattttgcttttattgcccaggctggagtgcaatggcacgatctctactcactgcaacctttacctcctgggttcaagtgattctcctgccttagcctcccgaatagctgggattacaggcatgcgccaccatgcttggctaatttttgtgtttttagtagagatggggtttcaccattacATAATTAATTCTTTTCCTCTATGTAGataccactactgggtatctacatAGAGGAAAAGAATTAATTATGTAAAAAAAGATATCCGCATTGgtacatttattgcagcattattcacaacagcaaagatggaACCAATCTAAGCATCTATAGatagatgattggataaagaaaatgtcatctgtgtacacaatggagtactcttTGGACATAGAAACGAAGGAAaccatgtattttgcagcaacgtggatggaactggccATGTTGGATGGCCAGTCTCTTAAGTTATGCAGCCcggaaacagaaagtcaaataccagtGTGTCCACACGGACATAAAGTGTGGAATAATTGACATTGGACACTTGGAAGTGTGGGATGGTGacaggggctgagggaggagaaattACTTAATTGGCATAATGTACATTATTTTGGGTGATGGTTGCACTAAAAACCCAGACTTCACCACAACTCAGTATATCTGTGTAACAAAACttcacttgtaccccttaaatgtattgttttaaaaagcTAGGTTTGTAATTGTTACTCCATTTTTCAAAACAGAACAATTCATTGTACACCAATACATTGTAGAAGGTAAAACTGTGAAGGAAATAAAGGCAATACATATTAGCTTTCTCTTGTTGCATAATAAACCACCCCAATATCAGCAGCTTAAAACACCTAATtgttagctcacagttctggaagtgaGAAGGTTGGGTGAGTTAGGCTGGGCTCTGAGAAAAAGTCAAGCTCATTGGTattggtggcagaattcaattccTTGTGTTTTTTAGACTATGGTCCCAGTTTCCTTTCTGGCTGTCGCCAGGGCTCATGCTTAGCTCCTTGTGGCAGCTCTCTGGTTCTTGTTTGCGGTTCCCTCCATCTTATAATCAAGAAACAGCATGTGGAATTCTTCCCACACTTTGAATCTGGCTTCTCCTTCCGCTACTAACCagagaaaactgtttttaaagGGCTCACTTGATTAGGTCAGACCTCGCTGGATAATCTTCTAATCTTAAAGACAACTGATTTGGAACTTTAGTTACATTGACAAAATCCCTTCACAGCAGTACCTAGGTTAATGTTTGATCACCACACGAAGGGAATTATGTGATCATGTGGGGATCATTAAgattctgcctaccacaaaatGATTTCCATAGAAGTCAAAATAGTGGTCACTTCTGGAAGGGAGGGAATAAGGAAATTTAATTGGATAGGGAAATAAGAGGGGCTTCTAAGGTTCTGGAACATCCTAATTTTAACCtgagtggtggtggggggggtgACATGgtagtgtattttcttatttttccttgaaTGGTACACATATGCTTTGTACACTCTTTTGTATGTGTAATAtatctcacaaaaagaaaaaattcaatgcAAGACAAAATGGCTCATGACTACAAATGTGGTGTGTATTTGATTCTAGGATTTTTAGAGCTAGCGTATAAGGCAGGCATGTTCATTTGTGAGAGAGGTGGTCAGGATTGCCCAAGTGTTTTTGCTAACACTAGGCAGGCTCTTCTTGCACACCAAGAACATCTGTGGAATGAGAGCTCATCATATGTGTCACCTACCATCTCTAGTATTCGAATTAAATGGGAAAGGGAAAACTGGAATGTGATTAAGAAACTATAGCATATCAGAAAACAGTGGTCCACATTGGAGATGCTTCTGGCTGCTGCCTGGGCAGTCACAGCTCTCAGCTTTGGATATTAGAAGTGGAGGTTACCAGATCCCAGTGGTAAATCAGCAATGCCCTCACAAATGCACAGATAGAGtatactcatgcacacacacacaggaaaagaCTGAGCTGTTCGCAACAGGACACCACTTCCGTGATCAACTGCCCTTTTTTAAGTCCACAGCTGCCTTGCCTCTGAAACTCTCTGGTAGAAGCCATGACCAGATTCACTTATGACCCTTAAAGGTCTGGTCTGGGTAGGGTATGCCTAGCAGAACCTATTTGGTGGGATGCAGACAAGAGATCTTCTAGGTCACTGGCTTTCATCCAAACCTGAGATCCTGAACCCTTTGAATTTGTAAATGGTCAAGGGGACTAACCCACAAGGATTCGTCCTGTGTGATTTCATATTCCCCCAGATCTATCATAGACTCTGGTGACAGTTCTCATGGACTGGGGGTTCTTGTTAATTTGGGGAGGGCCAGGATGATCCTTCCGCTTTAATACTTTCCAATAGCCCAGCAAAATGGgtaggaaaagagggaaggagagaagaaagtatTTCTGGAGAGACTTCAGAGTAATTGGATCATGCGGACACAATCCCAGATATATAAGAAGTTTCTTGACTTGGTAACTTGAATTTCCAAACTTTAAATGACTTTGGGGACTAGAATACTCCAAATAGCAGGATGGGATTTAAGTGGCTTTGTATGAGCAATGAGTAGTCTTTTGTGGATTTTACCAAAACACAGAACAAAGACAAGAAAACGTCCACCCATTTCAGGCACTAACTCATCTGGCTGCTGCTTTCTGACCAGATTGGCTATTTTTGGCTTCTGTACTACTCCCAGATTCCAGAGAAGTAATTTGAATCaacacatttgttgaaaaggtaaGCGAGCacttttaaaagaatatagaaaCTCTTGTGGGCCCAGCTCCATCCCTGGTGGCATACCTGGTGACTAAGTGGCATGGGAGAATtttgaaggaaatagaaaaggaTGTCTCCATGGTGCAACAGTCCAAGAATGAGAAATTCATGAGATCATTTAGTCCCTGGGATGGAATATCTCTGATAATAATCTGTTCCAAAGTAAGCATCTGGGAAATGAAGttccagagaagaaaaaggacTTCACGATTCCCACGCATTGATTGGTTGGCAACTGCCAGTCCTGTTAATACGTGCTCCAGAAGAGTCTGgcaagtgagtgagtgaatgcatGGGTGGACAAATAGCCCAGGGTTCTGTAGATCTTGGAAATGAGCTAGTAAAGAGGAGGCAGAGGGCATCTGAAATTGCTCAcaggccgggtgccatggctcacgcctgtaatcccagcattttgggaggccagggtggtaggactgcttgagcccaggaatttaagcccagcctgggcaacaaagtgagacctcatctccagaaaatattaaaaatcagccaggtgtggtggcacacacatgtggtcccagctacctgggaggctgaggcaggaggattgcttgagcctggaggttgaggctgcaatgagctgtatttgccctactgcactccagcctaggtaatggagtgagactctgtctcaaataataataataataattttagaaagtGCTCACAGAGCAGAATGGTCAGGGATTGAGGATGAGGAGTACCAGTTTTTTCTACCAGTCCTAGGTCCCAAGGggaaaaaacatacaaatggaaTATAATATTTCTTGCCAAAACTGAACAAAGTGAATCATCCACACATGTAACTTGAAGTAAATGTGTGATGCCTGTCTTAAATGTGACGAGGAAAATTAAATCTAATCAGGTGACATTTGAAACCTCTCTATGGGGTGGCCAAATACCATCAAGTAGATTTTGATCAAATTTCCTGCATTTTATTTAAAGCAATATCGAGAAACCTTTGAATTGTCAGAGCTGTTCTCCAATTGCTCAGCAAGTCTGGGCTTCCTCACTGGCGGTCTGGGCACTTTAGGCATCAGAGAATCATGGAGCTGGCCCTCTGAGTTCGTGCAAGTGACATAGAAACACCATGGTCAGTTCCAATCAGACCTCCCCTGTGATGGGGTTCCTTCTTCTGGGGCTCTCTGCCCATCCAAAGCTGGAGAAGACATTCTTCGTGCTCATCCTGCTGATGTACCTGGTGATCCTACTGGGCAATGGGGTCCTCATCCTGGTGACCATCCTTGACTCCCGCTTGGACACgcccatgtacttcttcctggGGAACCTCTCCTTCCTGGACATCTGCTATACAACCTCCTCAGTCCCTCTCATCCTTAATAGCTTCCTGACTCCCAGGAAAACCATCTCCTTCTCAGCCTGTGCAGTACAGATGTTCCTGTCCCTTGCCATGGGAGCCACAGAGTGTGTTCTCCTGAGCATGATGGCGTTTGATCGCTACGTGGCCATCTGCAACCCCCTTAGGTACCCTGAAGTCATGAACAAAGCTACTTATGTGCCCATGGCTGCTggctcctgggtagctggaagcCTCACTGCCATGGTGCAGACATCCTTTGCAATGAGGCTGCCCTTCTGTGGAGACAACATCATCAATCACTTCACCTGTGAGATTCTGGCTGTCCTGAAGTTGGCCTGTGCTGATATCTCTGTTAATGTGATCAGTATGGGAGTGGCTGATGTGATCTTCCTGGGGGTCCCGGTTCTGTTCATCTCTTTCTCCTATGTCTTCATCATTGCCACCATCCTGAGGATCCCCTCAGCTGAGGGGAGGAAAAAGGCCTTCTCCACCTGCTCTGCCCACCTCACTGTCGTGATTGTCTTCTACGGGACCATCCTGTTCATGTATGGGAAGCCCAAGTCTAAGGACCCACTGGGAGCAGACAAACAGGACCTTGCAGACAAACTCATTTCCCTTTTCTATGGGGTGGTGACCCCCATGCTCAATCCCATCATCTACAGCCTGAGGAACAAGGATGTAAAGGCTGCTGTGAGGAACCTGGTATTTCAGAAACGCTTCCCGCAGTGATGGTGGAGGGGTCCTGATGGCTCTGTGCTTCCTGACTGCTCCCACCTGAGAGTCCCAGAGGACAAGATGAAAGACCAAGTTGATCAAAGGTTACATAGGTAAAT
The nucleotide sequence above comes from Pongo pygmaeus isolate AG05252 chromosome 13, NHGRI_mPonPyg2-v2.0_pri, whole genome shotgun sequence. Encoded proteins:
- the LOC129044566 gene encoding olfactory receptor 13C7-like, whose product is MVSSNQTSPVMGFLLLGLSAHPKLEKTFFVLILLMYLVILLGNGVLILVTILDSRLDTPMYFFLGNLSFLDICYTTSSVPLILNSFLTPRKTISFSACAVQMFLSLAMGATECVLLSMMAFDRYVAICNPLRYPEVMNKATYVPMAAGSWVAGSLTAMVQTSFAMRLPFCGDNIINHFTCEILAVLKLACADISVNVISMGVADVIFLGVPVLFISFSYVFIIATILRIPSAEGRKKAFSTCSAHLTVVIVFYGTILFMYGKPKSKDPLGADKQDLADKLISLFYGVVTPMLNPIIYSLRNKDVKAAVRNLVFQKRFPQ